From candidate division WOR-3 bacterium, one genomic window encodes:
- a CDS encoding flippase, which yields MTRKNLIARNAILNIVGHTLPLIIGIVVLPYIIRYLGSDRFGVLSLIWVVLAYLMFFDFGLGRATTKYTAEALGRNELTLIPSLVWTSVSIQLLIGISLSGVMLALIPFFTERILNIPPHLIHETRAAFNIISISLPLLIASSPIRGTLEAAQRFDLVNIGVVLSGIFHFLLPLFGCLLNFDLPGIVLLLTISRIVILLLFFLFNFSIFPQIKKIRVDYRILPKLFLFGGWITLGNLVGPIIRYFDRFIIGSIIAIGAVTYYTAPFDIVERLWIIPTSLIMTLFPAFSEIAVQGDKNELKNLYLQALKYLIIVSGPVLFIFLILSDNVLQLWLGTQFVAKSNNVLRILLLASSFAILAPVPGSLLQGIGRPDIVTKIYFCELIPNFLMVYFFVKWLGINGAALNFAIRSTIETLLLFYFSSKKIGFSIQMYAENDLLKTLALTLGMGVVFFGLALFWDIFTFKILISLFLLFSSLFLTWRWLLNSHEKKTVLSTLHFIFKSRCE from the coding sequence ATGACGCGGAAAAATCTTATTGCCCGTAATGCGATTTTGAACATCGTAGGCCATACCTTACCGCTGATCATCGGCATCGTTGTGCTTCCTTATATCATAAGATATCTGGGATCCGATCGCTTTGGTGTGTTGTCGCTGATTTGGGTGGTGTTGGCTTACCTCATGTTTTTTGACTTCGGTTTAGGCAGGGCCACGACTAAATACACGGCTGAGGCCCTGGGCAGGAATGAATTAACGCTAATACCCAGTTTAGTTTGGACCTCGGTGAGCATCCAATTATTAATTGGCATCAGCCTCAGCGGTGTCATGCTGGCCCTCATTCCTTTTTTTACCGAACGGATCCTGAACATTCCCCCTCATTTAATACACGAAACCCGTGCTGCCTTTAATATCATCTCTATCTCCCTTCCTTTGTTGATCGCTTCCTCACCCATTCGAGGAACCCTGGAAGCTGCCCAACGCTTTGACCTGGTGAATATCGGAGTAGTGCTCTCCGGAATTTTTCATTTCCTTCTTCCTTTATTCGGCTGCTTACTAAATTTTGATCTCCCGGGGATTGTCCTCCTCCTCACTATCTCTCGCATTGTCATCTTGCTATTGTTCTTTCTATTTAATTTCTCGATTTTTCCCCAAATTAAAAAGATCAGGGTTGATTATCGCATCTTGCCGAAATTATTTTTATTCGGTGGTTGGATAACCCTGGGCAATCTCGTCGGACCAATAATCAGGTATTTCGACCGCTTCATCATCGGTTCAATTATTGCCATCGGCGCCGTCACCTATTATACGGCTCCCTTTGATATTGTCGAGCGGTTGTGGATAATCCCCACAAGTTTGATAATGACGCTCTTTCCGGCCTTCAGTGAAATTGCCGTGCAAGGCGACAAAAATGAGTTAAAAAATCTGTATCTCCAGGCACTCAAATATCTTATTATCGTTTCTGGGCCCGTGCTTTTTATTTTTCTGATCCTGAGCGATAATGTTTTACAATTATGGCTCGGTACCCAATTTGTTGCGAAAAGCAATAATGTTTTACGTATTCTCTTGTTAGCCTCTTCATTTGCCATCCTCGCGCCAGTTCCGGGAAGTCTCCTCCAGGGCATTGGCCGACCTGATATTGTGACCAAGATCTATTTCTGCGAACTCATCCCAAATTTTTTGATGGTCTATTTTTTTGTAAAATGGTTGGGAATAAACGGTGCCGCGTTAAATTTTGCTATCCGTTCCACAATTGAAACACTTTTACTTTTTTACTTTTCATCAAAAAAAATTGGATTTTCTATCCAAATGTATGCCGAGAACGATTTACTTAAAACTCTGGCTCTCACGCTGGGAATGGGTGTGGTCTTTTTTGGGTTAGCACTTTTTTGGGATATTTTCACATTTAAAATTCTCATTTCCCTCTTCTTATTATTCAGTTCTCTCTTTTTAACCTGGCGCTGGCTTCTCAACAGCCATGAAAAGAAGACGGTGCTTTCCACATTGCATTTTATTTTTAAATCAAGATGCGAATAG
- a CDS encoding glycosyltransferase, whose amino-acid sequence MRIAIFHNLPSGGSKRALYGFVKYLKIKNYSMDLFLPETANEDFLPLKDYVNKLRIFPVKRSPAGMFKSFCCYLPPLKFSLADIEDAQKKIAQAIEQDDYEVIYVDQDRFTNSPFLLKFVNKPSVYYCAQPSRKSEMEILRKNLFKITNQGLFEKLRKCWQAYAGNRLEKIDIENASHARYLLTNSFFSHENIMRVYGINSYVCYLGVDTEFFKPLDLPKNHFVLSVGECAFHKGYDFIIRALGLIDPRIRPKFLIVANNVDPAWKSFLYTLAQAHEVELVVKQNISDHELLELYNQTKMIVYAPYLEPFGLVPLEAMACATPVVAVKEGGVRESVIHNETGILTERDEIHFAEAIRELLGDQKRQSQLGKRGRAWVHSSWTLRHAGERLIAHLNRAVANSAPGGTC is encoded by the coding sequence ATGCGAATAGCCATCTTTCATAATCTACCATCCGGAGGATCGAAAAGGGCACTTTACGGATTTGTTAAATATTTGAAGATAAAAAACTACTCAATGGATCTTTTTCTTCCCGAGACTGCCAACGAAGATTTTTTGCCTTTAAAAGATTATGTGAATAAATTGAGAATATTTCCCGTAAAACGGTCGCCCGCCGGGATGTTTAAATCCTTTTGTTGTTATCTCCCACCGCTGAAGTTTTCCCTTGCAGATATTGAAGATGCCCAGAAAAAAATTGCCCAGGCTATTGAGCAGGACGATTATGAAGTAATCTATGTGGATCAGGACCGCTTCACCAATTCGCCTTTTCTTCTTAAGTTTGTCAACAAACCATCAGTCTATTATTGTGCCCAACCATCCCGAAAAAGTGAGATGGAGATTTTAAGAAAGAATTTATTTAAAATTACGAACCAGGGATTGTTTGAGAAACTCAGAAAATGTTGGCAGGCCTATGCTGGAAATCGGTTAGAAAAGATCGATATCGAAAATGCCTCCCATGCCCGGTATTTACTCACCAATTCCTTTTTCTCCCACGAAAATATTATGCGGGTCTACGGAATAAATTCTTATGTCTGCTATCTGGGGGTTGATACCGAGTTTTTTAAACCCCTCGACCTCCCCAAAAACCATTTTGTCCTCTCGGTGGGCGAGTGTGCTTTCCATAAAGGATATGATTTCATAATCCGCGCCCTCGGTCTAATCGACCCGCGGATTCGACCGAAATTTTTGATCGTTGCCAACAATGTTGATCCGGCCTGGAAATCATTTCTTTATACGCTTGCCCAGGCACATGAAGTAGAGTTAGTAGTGAAGCAAAATATCAGTGATCACGAACTCCTGGAACTTTACAATCAAACAAAGATGATTGTCTATGCGCCGTATCTTGAGCCCTTCGGTCTGGTGCCGCTGGAGGCGATGGCTTGTGCAACGCCAGTGGTAGCTGTGAAAGAAGGAGGAGTACGGGAAAGTGTCATTCATAACGAGACCGGGATCTTGACTGAACGGGATGAAATACATTTTGCCGAAGCGATCCGTGAATTATTAGGTGATCAAAAGCGACAATCTCAATTGGGAAAAAGGGGACGGGCATGGGTCCACAGTTCCTGGACTTTGCGGCATGCCGGGGAACGGTTGATCGCCCATTTAAATAGAGCCGTAGCGAATTCTGCCCCGGGTGGTACCTGCTGA